In the genome of Pseudomonas sp. B33.4, the window CACTGTCATGCGGTACACGACCACACTGTGTTCGGCGATCAGGCTGACGGAGCGTCCGCGAACGTGCAGGTCGCGGTCAATCTCAACGGGGATTGTTATTGTGCTGTCATTTATGACTATTTCTTTCGAGTTATTACCTATGGCGAAAAAGATAAATCCATCGGTAATGCTCGTTGGCGCGGCCGCGTCCAGACTTGGGTTCGGATAACGCGTCAGCACTGATTCGGCATCGACGATCAGCAACACATTGTGTGCGTCGGTGACGGCGGATGAGGGTGAAGGGATCGGTTCGCTGGTCATCATGGATTCCTTTCATGATGTTGGCACAAAACGACAGCCGCTTCGGTCAAGGCAAGACATCCTGTTGCGACCGAAGCAGCAGCGGATCGGTTGAGCCCCTTGTTACCCAAAGGGTTCGACACATCATCAGTTATGGATGGAAATGAACGGATCCCACGAGCAGCAGCCGATGATCTGGCAGTTGCGGTCGACGATCAGGAAGTGGAAGTGATAGGTCACGCGGCCACAGTCCAGGGTTTCGGATGACCAATAGTGGTTGTCGACTTTCTGGCAGCTTGGCACGGATGGATTGCTTGTATTGGGCACAGCTACGCACGCTGTGGCCTTGCGCGGGGAGGGGGGCGAGATCAGGTTCTCCCCGGCGTTGGGGATGAATTTGTAGAAAATCACCGCCTGTTCGAAGCTCTGCGACAGGCTGGTTTCTCGCCAGCGAATCAGATCGCCGACCTGAGCCTTGAGGTCCAGTTCGCCACCGGCCTGGCCACTGACGACGTTGTCCTGATTGGTGACCATGTACACATGTTTCCAATCGATCAGCGTGGGGTTCTTCGGATCCTTGCTGATGTTTGGATACTTTTTCAGAATGGTTTCGGTGTCGATGGAAACCAGAATATCCGTCACTCGAGACATGGTGATGCTCCTTTTTCATAGTGAACGTCGGACTGCAATCCAGTCACGACGATGCTTGCTTGCCGTATGGCTTTTGCGAGCACACTACTGGGGGAACCCACTGATCACGAGAAATGAACAGGCCGTGCTCCTTGCACGAAATCGACTGATTCGGGTTCCTTCCGACTGCCGCTCCTTGACTATAGGTACGATTTTTTGGCTGTCAAAATCGCTTTTGTATGGCTCGACGGACGGTCGCTGAATCCATAAGGTCCGACCTATTGGCTATAAGCAGGCAGGACGGTCTGACACCGTTTGCAATCGAGCCGCTGTGGAACTGCTCGCTGCGCACCCTGTATCGTGACGAACCGCTGAAATGTCCCCGACAGGAGAACGCAATGAGTTGGTCCGCCAAACAATACGTCGCTTTCGAAGATGAACGCACCCGCCCGGCCCGCGATCTGCTGGCGGCGATTCCCACGTCTGACGCGCGAACCGTGGTCGATATCGGTTGTGGTCCCGGTAACTCGACGGAGCTGCTGGTGCAGCGTTTTCCCGGGGCGAAAGTCAGCGGGCTGGACAGTTCGGCGGACATGATCGATGCAGCTCGCAAGCGCTTGCCGGATTTGCGGTTCGACGTGGGGGAGATTGATAAATGGGCGGATGAAGGCCCGTTCGATGTGATCTTCGCCAACGCCGTGCTGCAGTGGGTGCCGGATCACGCGACGTTGCTGCCGGCACTGGCAGGCAAACTGTCTGCCGGTGGCAGCCTGGCGATCCAGATGCCGGACAACCTCAATGAACCTTCCCACCGCTTGATGCGTGAAGTCGCCGCGAATGGCCCTTGGGCCAGTAAACTCGCGGGTGCAGCGGGCCAGCGTACCGACATGGCGAGCGCCGGCGATTATTTCTCGATGCTGCGGCCACATTGTGCGCGGGTCGATGTGTGGCGCACCACCTATCACCATCAGCTCTCAGGCGGGGCGGCGGGGGTGGTGGAGTGGTTCAAGGGCAGCGGGTTGATTCCGTTCTTGAGTCCGCTGACCGAGGCGGAAAAGGCGCAGTACCTGGAGCAGTATCTGGCGGAGGTTGAGAAGGCTTATCCGGCGTTGGCGAATGGCTCGGTGCTGCTGCCATTTCCCAGGTTGTTTATCGTCGCGACGCGCTGAAATAAATTGGTCCTATTTTTTTTCGGCTGGAAATTTTTGGTGCGCTTTGGGACGGGCCCTTCATCGGAACGCCGCCCGCCCAGCCTCTCCCGAGGGAGACCTTGATCTGATAATTATTACAGCGGATATCGCTGCCGCTTCCAATTTGACCAGTGAGTTCAGCATGGACACAGACACCTATACATAAATTCGCCTAACACTTTTCAAACACAGCGCAGGGTCGTTCCTCGACGCTCTGGATGAGGCCAAGATTTTGCACGGCCCCATTCATATGTTTTTCACAAACTCTCAAGGTTCGGGACTGGTGGAAGTAATCACGGCCCTATCAGAAGCCATGCCTTGGAACGCTATATCAGAGGTTGTAGTTGCGTGGATTTATGCCTCCAAAATCCACAAACCTGATCGCAATCGATACAAAATCTGTAGATAAGTCATAGCTGTTCTCTAAACGTGGGTGGTGACCAATCAGGAAACCATTGTCCAAGTCGCGTTGCTTATCCAGTATCAGGTTTTCTTAG includes:
- a CDS encoding AidA/PixA family protein, which codes for MTSEPIPSPSSAVTDAHNVLLIVDAESVLTRYPNPSLDAAAPTSITDGFIFFAIGNNSKEIVINDSTITIPVEIDRDLHVRGRSVSLIAEHSVVVYRMTVADSGVLSEPNLQIHPDLTVPAPNPDDPTTPGSRQADDHFWTCTPKKPGDAQCELSFMLVNQQCEVVGYFHWTVDIEIKL
- a CDS encoding inclusion body family protein; amino-acid sequence: MSRVTDILVSIDTETILKKYPNISKDPKNPTLIDWKHVYMVTNQDNVVSGQAGGELDLKAQVGDLIRWRETSLSQSFEQAVIFYKFIPNAGENLISPPSPRKATACVAVPNTSNPSVPSCQKVDNHYWSSETLDCGRVTYHFHFLIVDRNCQIIGCCSWDPFISIHN
- the tam gene encoding trans-aconitate 2-methyltransferase — its product is MSWSAKQYVAFEDERTRPARDLLAAIPTSDARTVVDIGCGPGNSTELLVQRFPGAKVSGLDSSADMIDAARKRLPDLRFDVGEIDKWADEGPFDVIFANAVLQWVPDHATLLPALAGKLSAGGSLAIQMPDNLNEPSHRLMREVAANGPWASKLAGAAGQRTDMASAGDYFSMLRPHCARVDVWRTTYHHQLSGGAAGVVEWFKGSGLIPFLSPLTEAEKAQYLEQYLAEVEKAYPALANGSVLLPFPRLFIVATR